Proteins encoded within one genomic window of Candidatus Eisenbacteria bacterium:
- a CDS encoding alpha/beta family hydrolase: MSPGPQALHRRVERTIEVGAAGSVSAISLAPPGPRAQLVLGHGAGAGMHHPFMEAVAERLASRDLATLRYQFPYMERGQSRTDPPSVATATVRAAAAEAALLFPGTPLFAGGKSFGGRMTSTAAALSPLPEVQGLVFLGFPLHPAGRPGTERAVHLDHVQVPMLFLQGTRDTLCDLEYLGQVLKRLGRRATLHLWDGADHSFHVPKRSGRTDEQVLDELAGAIAAWCLTGDGSRR, translated from the coding sequence ATGAGCCCGGGACCTCAGGCGCTGCATCGCCGCGTCGAGCGCACGATCGAAGTCGGCGCGGCGGGCTCCGTGTCCGCCATCAGCCTCGCGCCGCCGGGGCCGCGGGCGCAGCTGGTGCTCGGGCACGGGGCGGGTGCCGGGATGCACCACCCGTTCATGGAGGCGGTCGCCGAGCGGCTGGCGAGCCGCGACCTGGCGACGCTGCGCTATCAGTTCCCGTACATGGAGCGCGGTCAGTCGCGCACGGACCCGCCTTCGGTGGCCACGGCGACGGTGCGCGCGGCGGCCGCTGAGGCCGCGCTGCTCTTTCCCGGCACGCCGCTCTTCGCGGGAGGCAAGTCCTTCGGCGGGCGCATGACGTCGACCGCGGCCGCGCTCTCGCCGTTGCCCGAGGTGCAGGGCCTCGTCTTCCTCGGCTTCCCGCTCCATCCCGCCGGGCGGCCCGGGACCGAGCGCGCGGTTCACCTGGATCACGTGCAGGTGCCGATGCTCTTCCTCCAGGGCACGCGCGACACGCTCTGTGACCTCGAGTATCTCGGGCAGGTGCTCAAACGACTCGGCCGGCGGGCCACGCTTCACCTGTGGGACGGCGCCGACCATTCGTTCCACGTGCCCAAGCGCTCGGGACGCACCGACGAGCAGGTGCTCGACGAGCTGGCCGGCGCGATCGCGGCCTGGTGCCTCACCGGCGACGGAAGCCGCCGGTGA